The genomic region AATCAACAGGCACAGCAAGCACATGGACAGAGTTCATCTGTTGGGGCTTGTGTTGAAGTTGGGAAGTTTGGACTTGAGGAAGAGGTTGAGATTCTCAAGAGAGATAAGAATGTGCTCATGCAAGAGCTTGTGAGATTGAGGCAGCAGCAACAGGCTACTGATAACCAGCTGCAGAGTATGGTTCAGCGCCTTCAAGGAATGGAGCAACGACAGCAACAAATGATGTCATTCCTTGCAAAGGCTGTTCAGAGTCCTGGTTTTTTAGCTCAATTTGTACAACAGCAAAATGAGAGTAGTAGACGCATAACGGAGGCAAATAAAAAACGCCGGCTTAAGCAGGAGGGTATTGGTGAAATGGAACATACTGCTGCTTCTGATGGCCAAATTGTTAAATATCAACCTCTGATAAATGAAGCAGCAAAAGCAATGCTGAGGCAAATGATGAAATTGGATACTTCTCGACTAGAATCTTTTAGTAATAACGCTGATAATTACTTGATTGGTGATCATTCATCATCATCCGGTGCAACGGACAGGGGAAACTCTTTGAGCCGGACTTCTGGAGTAACACTTCAAGTGGTCCCTCTGACTACAATCCAGTCTTCTCACATTCCATCTGCAACAGGGATAGGGGATGACCCTTCAACAGGAAAATCTGAGATTCTATCTACTCCTCAAGTTGTAGCCTGTGATGAAGTTACGAAAGCTCAGTACTCTAATGTAAATGTTTCGGTTGGAGAATCTAATGCACCTGCTATCCCTGTTACTCAAACAGATGAAATCATGCGGGACCTCTCTACAATACCAGACATAGTGGCAGGAAATATTCTTGATATTCCTCAAGAAAATTATATGGCACCTGAGACAGGCGGTGAAGGATATATGGATCCTACTTCATTTGGAGTGAATGTGTCATTGCCCATTGATTTTGATAGTATTTCACCTGAAGCAGACATTGATGATTTGTTGAACAATCCTCACTTTTGGGATGATATTTTGCGAACTCCAGTGTCAGAGGAGATTGATACGAATGATgctgaagtattcaaggagaaTGAGGTGCAGCCAATGGAAAATGGATTGGACAAATCACAAAATATGGACCAACTTACTGAGCAGATGGGCCTACTTTCTTCTGATGCCAAAAGAATTTGAGTGTATTATGAAAGTGtacattattaatatttcataTTGTGCAAGGTAACCTTAGCCTAGACAATGGGTTATGTTGTTTTAGCTAATTACACCTCCAATTGCTCACTCAGGACTCACATGCTTTTTTGTTTGGTCTGGTTTAGTTTGTGCATATGAGACCGAACCTAATTGCTTTTGTAGATTTACGTTCATTTTTCCTTAGACCCGTACCTGGTTCTGTTCTATTGTCATCCCTTAATGTAAGTAAGGTTCTAAGAGGCTAGCTTATTGATGTGAAGCGTCTTAgaaatgtgtaattttttaaaagtcatatcaaTAGGGATTCATAATAGgatgatagtgtaaaataagtttatattaTCAAGTGCATGACCATTAaacttaaatgtatttttagggtttcttaattttctccttttaaaGTTAAGATAagaacttaaaaatataaattattgctaatttttatttttaagcttAAAAGCTCCTTTTAAGTTTGAAGTTGTgaggtaatttttttaacatattttagttttttttaaaactagtaatcttttcaagtaaaaaaagtatataaaatgaaaagatatgtgtaaaaaattaacttaatttatacaaaaattattttaataataataataaaataaattgaaataatatatataaatatttttaattttttaatttttaaaatgtcaagaattaatttgaataatggtattttattttaagaatctCTTCCATATATAAACTAGAATAACtataaattagttattaatagttaaatataaaacaaaataggcTATGCATTGAcaatctaaaataatttcatattatcattaaataaaaaaatcaccatGCGATAACATTACACTGTGAGTGCATGACTATTAAACTTTAAAGTAATCTTCTATTGGAATATGAATTATGGGTCTTTTTAGTCTCCTTTTAGTCCAGGTTACTTTTAGGAACTAGTGCGAGTGTCATTTCACCTTTAAACCTTCTTGTTTTCTTAGCCTTTTCAGCTTCTTGACTCTCTAGAAGTGGACACACATTTTGTTGAGTTCCATAAGGTACCCAAATATGTTGCATCTTTTCCAAGTTAGGTAAACAGATCGTGTCTTGAAAGGAGTTTCCAAGAAAACTATGGCATCAGAAGGAAGACCCTTGTAAGCTACAAAAGGAGTATGTTGGTAACCATACCTCGTTGAAGAAGTGGGAGATACAATGATGAACTATCTTTGGACAAGTTCTTGCTCAACTCTGTATATGATATCCTTCTTCTTATAATAGTTTTTCCCATTCCTCTTAAAGAATGCGACAAGAAATTTCTTTAGTTTCTCTTCTTCAGATATATCTTTGTTAGGCAAAGAACTCCATGGTCTCCAGGTGTTAGACGCGAGTCCACAAACTTGGATAAGTTGGTTGAAGATAGAGGTGGCTGTTGACAAAAGAACTGTCTCATGTTTCTTCttcgtttttttttctcatttgagCAGTTCTTCCTCCTTTTCTTGATGTTGAGCCTGTCTTCTTGTTTTCATGTTCCTGCATGATTTTGGCTACCATGTTGGCAATGCTGAATTGATTCAAGCATTATCCTCACCAGCTTGTGAAGTGACAAAAATACCACAAGAAGAGAgggttgaattgtgttttcacaaacttttaagtttttttttttgaaaacaaagtaTGTTTAGATAAAAGTTTAGAAAGAGTTAGTTCACAATGAATAATTGTTTTGAGctcaaaatgaaaatgcaagtaGTTctgaaaaaagggaaaaagagtTTTTACATTTCAGAGCTTTGTTTCAAAAGGATGTTTGGTTGAAAAGACTTTGATGAAAAGGTTCAGTTTTTAGTGTTTGTAAAAAgggatttttttcctttataattatataaaaaaacaatgaagTGACCAAACAACAAAATCAGTGCAGATAGAAAGGGGAAAAAGATGATGCACAACAATTTTTATACTAGTTTACCCCAAGCTTAGGCTACGTCCAATCCTCACACTTCAATATGAGATTTTACTAACACAACCGGCCACTGCTGGACAAGTAAACCACTGGATTTCAACAACCTACCAATAATTCTACTAGACTTCATTCTTAGCCGCTGCTAGACCAACTTCACCACTGGATACAACTTTTGCTAGCCACTGTTGgactttcaaaaacaaaagagtttcTAT from Glycine soja cultivar W05 chromosome 16, ASM419377v2, whole genome shotgun sequence harbors:
- the LOC114391222 gene encoding heat shock factor protein HSF8-like: MDGRASSSVGGEASPAPAPVPITNANAPPPFLSKTYEMVEDPSTDSIVSWSPTNNSFVVWNPPEFARDLLPKHFKHNNFSSFVRQLNTYGFRKVDPDRWEFANEGFLRGQKHLLKTITRRKPAHGHNQQAQQAHGQSSSVGACVEVGKFGLEEEVEILKRDKNVLMQELVRLRQQQQATDNQLQSMVQRLQGMEQRQQQMMSFLAKAVQSPGFLAQFVQQQNESSRRITEANKKRRLKQEGIGEMEHTAASDGQIVKYQPLINEAAKAMLRQMMKLDTSRLESFSNNADNYLIGDHSSSSGATDRGNSLSRTSGVTLQVVPLTTIQSSHIPSATGIGDDPSTGKSEILSTPQVVACDEVTKAQYSNVNVSVGESNAPAIPVTQTDEIMRDLSTIPDIVAGNILDIPQENYMAPETGGEGYMDPTSFGVNVSLPIDFDSISPEADIDDLLNNPHFWDDILRTPVSEEIDTNDAEVFKENEVQPMENGLDKSQNMDQLTEQMGLLSSDAKRI